In Chryseobacterium gotjawalense, the following are encoded in one genomic region:
- the gdhA gene encoding NADP-specific glutamate dehydrogenase translates to MEHYNTEQKIQEFIADIEAKNPNEPEFLQAVKEVANTVIPFIATHKEYDGMKLLERMAEPERTIIFRVPWVNDAGEIQVNRGFRIQMNSAIGPYKGGIRFHPTVNLSVLKFLAFEQTFKNSLTTLPMGGGKGGSDFDPQGKSNMEVMRFCQAFMTEMCKYIGPETDVPAGDIGVGAREIGYLFGQYKKIRNEFTGVLTGKGLAYGGSLIRPEATGYGVVYFCEQMLKTIGQEVKGKTFAVSGFGNVAWGVVKKVNELGGKVVTISGPDGYIYDEDGISGEKVDYLLQLRASGNNRAEDYVTKFPSAKFYAGQRPWSVKCDVAIPAATQNELFLEDAQTLVANGVICVTEAANMPSTLDAINYFLDNKVLFSPGKASNAGGVATSGLEMTQNSIRLNWSSEEVDARLKEIMIGIHKACRDYGTEEDGYVNYVKGANIAGFVKVAEAMLAQGVV, encoded by the coding sequence ATGGAACATTATAACACAGAGCAAAAAATTCAGGAATTTATCGCAGACATTGAAGCGAAAAATCCAAACGAACCAGAATTCTTACAAGCCGTAAAAGAAGTTGCCAATACAGTGATTCCTTTCATTGCAACGCACAAAGAATATGATGGCATGAAACTTCTGGAAAGAATGGCAGAGCCAGAAAGAACCATTATCTTCCGCGTTCCTTGGGTTAATGATGCTGGTGAAATTCAGGTGAATCGGGGATTTAGAATTCAAATGAACTCTGCAATCGGTCCGTACAAAGGAGGTATTCGTTTTCATCCAACGGTGAATTTATCTGTACTTAAGTTTCTCGCTTTTGAACAAACTTTTAAAAACTCGCTGACAACCTTGCCAATGGGCGGAGGAAAAGGCGGTTCGGATTTTGATCCGCAAGGAAAATCCAATATGGAAGTGATGCGTTTTTGTCAGGCATTTATGACCGAAATGTGTAAATATATTGGTCCTGAAACCGATGTTCCCGCGGGAGATATCGGAGTGGGAGCAAGAGAAATTGGTTATTTATTTGGCCAGTACAAAAAAATCAGAAATGAGTTTACCGGTGTATTAACCGGGAAAGGACTGGCGTACGGCGGATCATTAATCCGTCCTGAAGCGACAGGATATGGTGTTGTTTACTTCTGCGAACAAATGCTCAAAACAATCGGACAGGAAGTTAAAGGTAAAACCTTCGCTGTTTCCGGTTTTGGAAATGTTGCATGGGGAGTGGTGAAAAAAGTAAATGAGTTAGGCGGAAAAGTAGTAACAATTTCCGGACCTGATGGTTACATATATGACGAAGACGGGATCTCTGGAGAAAAAGTAGATTACTTATTACAACTTCGTGCTTCTGGAAACAACAGAGCTGAAGATTACGTAACGAAATTCCCAAGTGCTAAATTCTATGCAGGACAACGTCCCTGGAGTGTAAAATGTGATGTTGCAATTCCGGCTGCAACGCAGAATGAATTATTCCTGGAAGATGCACAAACATTAGTTGCCAACGGTGTAATCTGTGTAACCGAAGCAGCAAACATGCCTTCTACTTTAGATGCAATCAACTATTTCCTGGATAACAAAGTTTTGTTCTCACCGGGAAAAGCGTCTAATGCAGGTGGTGTTGCCACATCAGGCTTAGAAATGACGCAGAATTCAATTCGGTTGAACTGGTCTTCTGAAGAAGTTGATGCAAGATTAAAGGAAATTATGATCGGAATCCACAAAGCGTGTCGCGATTATGGTACCGAAGAAGATGGTTACGTAAATTATGTGAAAGGTGCGAACATAGCGGGCTTTGTGAAAGTTGCCGAGGCGATGTTGGCGCAAGGTGTCGTATAA
- a CDS encoding YkgJ family cysteine cluster protein, with the protein MNLDFCKTQALQKQKEHKKFLDWMKKKPPKNLDYTVQETHDEVFEKIDCLQCANCCKTTGPLFTPKDIERIAKHLKMKTADFEDKFLRTDEDDDQVLQNLPCWFLNEDNKCSIYDVRPKACREFPHTDRKKIYQINNLTIKNTVVCPAAFEFVERLQKKLEKK; encoded by the coding sequence ATGAATTTAGATTTCTGTAAAACCCAGGCTCTTCAAAAACAGAAAGAACACAAAAAATTTCTGGATTGGATGAAGAAAAAGCCACCCAAAAATCTCGATTATACCGTACAGGAAACTCATGATGAGGTTTTCGAAAAAATAGATTGCCTGCAATGCGCCAACTGTTGTAAAACCACGGGCCCCCTTTTCACTCCGAAAGACATTGAAAGAATCGCCAAACATTTAAAAATGAAAACTGCGGATTTCGAAGATAAATTCCTTAGAACAGATGAAGATGACGATCAGGTTTTACAAAATCTTCCGTGTTGGTTTTTGAATGAAGATAATAAGTGTTCTATCTACGACGTTCGCCCAAAAGCCTGTCGGGAATTTCCCCACACCGACCGCAAAAAGATCTATCAGATTAATAATTTAACGATAAAGAATACCGTCGTTTGCCCCGCTGCTTTTGAATTTGTAGAGCGGTTACAAAAAAAATTAGAAAAGAAATAA
- a CDS encoding ion channel: protein MATLKSKFSHLQSRDDTGFSSNASGRFVHKNGMPNVRRAGLSNPLQKYSWYHTMLDLPSWKFILLLVLGYILANLCFATIYYSIGIEHLTGIDKSTPLSKFTDVFFFSAQTFTTVGYGRIAPVGFLASMVATFEAFLGLLAFAIATGLFYGRFSRPQAFLKFSKIALIVPYEGSSALMFRMAPYKNNLLTEAQVVLTCAIDDPDEHGELKSKFFTLKTVISQINTLSLNWTVVHKIDEYSPFFELTKENFETMDVEVFVHLRAFDEVFCNTVVQRTSYSSHHQEIIFAQKFNKMYAPSRRQKTTVLNLDLIDSYTPYSPYSI, encoded by the coding sequence ATGGCAACTCTAAAAAGCAAGTTTTCCCATTTACAATCCCGTGACGACACTGGCTTCAGTTCCAATGCCAGCGGTAGATTTGTGCATAAAAATGGAATGCCGAATGTTAGAAGAGCAGGTTTATCAAACCCATTACAGAAGTACAGTTGGTATCACACCATGCTGGATTTACCTTCCTGGAAGTTTATTCTCCTTCTGGTTTTAGGATACATTCTGGCCAATCTCTGTTTTGCTACAATTTATTACAGCATTGGCATCGAGCACCTTACCGGAATTGATAAAAGTACGCCACTCAGTAAATTTACCGATGTTTTCTTTTTCAGTGCCCAAACATTTACCACTGTAGGATACGGTCGGATTGCGCCGGTCGGATTTTTAGCAAGCATGGTTGCTACTTTTGAAGCTTTTTTAGGTTTACTGGCTTTTGCCATTGCCACAGGTTTATTCTATGGAAGATTTTCCCGGCCTCAGGCGTTTTTAAAATTCAGCAAAATTGCATTAATAGTTCCCTATGAGGGAAGCAGTGCTTTAATGTTCAGAATGGCGCCTTATAAAAATAATCTTTTAACAGAAGCTCAGGTCGTCCTCACCTGCGCCATAGATGATCCAGATGAACACGGAGAATTAAAAAGCAAGTTCTTTACTTTAAAGACCGTAATCAGTCAAATTAATACCCTTTCCCTAAACTGGACGGTTGTTCATAAGATCGATGAATATTCTCCCTTCTTTGAATTGACCAAAGAAAACTTTGAAACGATGGATGTTGAAGTATTTGTGCATCTTCGTGCATTTGATGAAGTATTTTGTAACACCGTAGTGCAGCGGACTTCTTATTCGTCTCACCACCAGGAAATTATCTTCGCTCAAAAATTCAACAAGATGTACGCGCCGTCCAGACGTCAAAAAACAACAGTCTTGAATCTGGATTTAATCGATTCTTACACTCCTTATTCTCCCTATTCCATTTAG
- a CDS encoding group III truncated hemoglobin has protein sequence MKKLETRQDIEDLVNRFYDKVQSDETIGFFFNDVAKVDWSHHLPKMYSFWETLLFGQISYKGNPMAVHFPINAEVPMEKFHFEHWIMLWTATVEENFSGEMAELAVYKAKNIANLMAHKMEVARKTR, from the coding sequence ATGAAAAAATTGGAAACAAGGCAGGATATTGAGGATTTGGTGAATCGTTTCTATGATAAAGTTCAAAGTGATGAGACGATTGGATTCTTCTTTAATGATGTTGCAAAAGTCGACTGGTCGCATCATTTGCCCAAAATGTATTCTTTTTGGGAAACGCTTTTATTTGGACAGATTTCTTACAAAGGAAACCCCATGGCAGTGCATTTTCCCATCAATGCTGAAGTTCCCATGGAAAAATTTCATTTCGAGCATTGGATTATGTTATGGACTGCAACGGTCGAAGAAAATTTCTCCGGCGAAATGGCGGAATTGGCCGTTTACAAAGCAAAAAACATAGCAAATCTCATGGCTCACAAAATGGAAGTTGCGCGAAAAACCCGTTAA
- a CDS encoding calcium:proton antiporter yields MKLKKFIHWTVLVPLLSAAFYLLGFLNNTPLTNIIGALLLFSSVMAAVHHAEVIAHKVGEPYGTVILAICITILEVGLIISFMLSGSEGALTYARDTVFAAVMIILNGILGICIWVGSRKYKEQFFIANSATTYLVSLVAILVLTLILPNYTSTKHGPFYSNPQLVFVSLACLTIYGTFLMFQNVRHRNYFVTEKEDKTPHEADPPSVRKALTSLFLLIICLAVVIFMAKGLSPVIEGFVESIGAPHELVGVIIAFVVLLPEGLAAIRAARNNQIQSSINLSLGSALASVGLTIPTVSVVCIIYDIPFVLGLGMKSIILLALSVFIVMLSLSRGKTNHLYGTVLLVNLAAYIFTVIVP; encoded by the coding sequence ATGAAACTAAAAAAGTTTATTCACTGGACGGTCCTTGTACCGCTTTTATCTGCTGCTTTCTATCTTTTGGGCTTCTTAAATAACACTCCTCTTACCAATATCATAGGGGCTTTGTTATTATTTTCAAGTGTAATGGCAGCGGTGCACCATGCCGAAGTTATAGCACATAAAGTAGGTGAACCCTACGGAACAGTCATTCTTGCAATCTGCATCACGATTTTAGAAGTAGGATTAATTATTTCCTTCATGCTTTCCGGTAGCGAAGGCGCACTCACTTACGCCAGAGATACCGTTTTTGCGGCGGTAATGATTATTCTCAATGGTATTCTCGGAATCTGTATTTGGGTGGGTAGCAGAAAGTATAAAGAACAGTTTTTTATCGCTAATTCGGCAACAACTTATTTAGTGAGTTTGGTGGCGATTTTGGTGCTCACGCTGATTTTGCCCAACTACACCTCTACGAAACACGGTCCTTTTTACAGTAATCCGCAGCTGGTTTTTGTTTCTCTCGCCTGTCTTACTATTTACGGAACTTTTTTAATGTTCCAAAACGTTCGGCACCGCAATTATTTCGTTACCGAAAAGGAAGACAAAACTCCTCACGAAGCAGATCCACCATCGGTTCGAAAAGCTTTAACTAGTCTTTTTTTATTGATTATCTGTCTGGCAGTCGTTATTTTTATGGCCAAAGGACTTTCGCCGGTAATCGAAGGATTTGTAGAAAGTATCGGCGCACCGCATGAGCTGGTGGGAGTAATTATTGCATTTGTCGTTTTGCTTCCCGAAGGTTTGGCCGCAATACGCGCCGCCCGGAACAATCAGATTCAGTCTTCCATTAATTTAAGTTTAGGCTCGGCTTTGGCCAGTGTCGGTTTAACCATTCCCACTGTATCGGTCGTGTGTATTATTTACGATATTCCCTTTGTTTTGGGGCTCGGCATGAAATCGATTATCCTCTTGGCGCTCTCCGTATTTATCGTAATGTTGTCGCTAAGTCGTGGGAAAACGAATCATTTGTACGGAACCGTACTTTTGGTCAATTTGGCGGCGTATATTTTTACGGTGATTGTACCTTAA
- a CDS encoding DUF6122 family protein translates to MMENIFYIREIIHYSMHFIVPVFIAKIFFKNNWKHAYFLLLATMIVDLDHVFANPLFDPNRNSIGYHPLHSYWAIAVYFLGSLFLKGNYRIIAIGLLFHMFTDFQDYWLWKN, encoded by the coding sequence ATGATGGAAAACATTTTTTACATCAGAGAAATCATCCATTATTCGATGCACTTTATTGTGCCGGTTTTTATTGCAAAAATATTCTTTAAAAATAATTGGAAACACGCTTATTTTCTGCTGCTCGCAACGATGATTGTCGATTTGGATCATGTCTTCGCCAATCCACTTTTCGATCCCAACAGAAACAGTATTGGTTATCATCCGCTGCATTCTTATTGGGCAATCGCTGTGTATTTTCTGGGAAGTTTATTTCTTAAAGGGAATTACAGAATCATCGCAATTGGTTTGCTTTTTCACATGTTCACCGATTTTCAGGATTATTGGCTGTGGAAAAATTGA
- a CDS encoding DNA alkylation repair protein, producing MIEEIKSALQDLSIPEKKAFLPRFFKAGKGEYAEGDQFIGVTVPDQRKIAKEYWNRISLNELGQLLSSEIHEHRLCSLLMLVSKFEKSKDAKEKKEIVDFYLKNKKYINNWDLVDTSCYKILGRYCFENKEDSILINLSEEDNLWSKRIAVVSTMFHVKKDSFQLLEKLVIRNLNHHHDLMHKANGWLLREMGNRNEQQLLDFLQLHYQKMPRTTLRYAIEKLDENLRQDYLKGRI from the coding sequence ATGATTGAAGAAATAAAATCCGCTTTACAAGATCTTTCCATTCCAGAAAAGAAAGCGTTTTTACCCAGATTTTTCAAAGCCGGAAAAGGAGAATATGCCGAAGGAGACCAATTTATCGGCGTTACCGTTCCGGACCAGAGAAAGATTGCAAAAGAATATTGGAACAGAATTTCATTAAATGAATTAGGACAACTACTATCGTCAGAAATTCATGAACACCGCCTCTGTTCATTATTAATGCTGGTTTCTAAATTTGAAAAATCAAAAGACGCAAAAGAAAAAAAAGAAATCGTTGACTTTTATTTAAAGAATAAAAAATACATCAACAATTGGGATTTGGTCGATACTTCCTGTTATAAAATTTTAGGCCGCTATTGTTTTGAAAATAAAGAGGATTCAATTTTAATAAATTTATCAGAAGAAGATAATTTATGGAGCAAAAGAATCGCGGTAGTTTCAACGATGTTTCACGTGAAAAAAGATTCTTTTCAACTGCTTGAGAAGTTAGTTATCAGAAATTTAAACCATCATCACGACTTGATGCACAAGGCAAATGGCTGGCTTTTGAGGGAAATGGGCAACAGAAATGAACAGCAACTTTTGGATTTCCTCCAACTTCATTATCAAAAAATGCCACGAACAACGCTTCGGTATGCCATTGAAAAACTGGACGAAAATCTTCGTCAGGATTATTTAAAAGGCAGAATATGA
- a CDS encoding glutaminase has protein sequence MKLDYQKIISKVYADIIAKENLGKVPDYISELACIDENKFGVNFTDLKHNSFGCGDFDEKFSIQSISKVFALSFVYEKLEEKLWERVDVEPSGSAFNSLIQLEADNGIPRNPFINAGALVICDILLEICNNPKEELLSFIRALTEDQDISFNEKVASSEMQNSFRNAAMCNFMKSFGNIKNKPDSVIELYCHLCSIEMTCKQLSKSFLYLANEGKKPTGGMRILSSSKAKRINAILLTCGFYDESGEFSFLVGLPGKSGVGGGIIAIYPQHYCVTVWSPKLNEKGNSYRGMKFLEEFTTLTGESIF, from the coding sequence ATGAAATTAGATTATCAGAAAATTATTTCAAAAGTATATGCGGATATTATTGCCAAAGAAAATCTTGGTAAAGTCCCAGACTATATTTCTGAACTCGCATGCATCGATGAAAATAAATTTGGCGTCAACTTTACCGATTTAAAACACAACAGTTTTGGCTGTGGTGATTTTGACGAAAAATTTTCCATACAGAGTATTTCCAAAGTTTTTGCATTGTCTTTTGTTTATGAAAAACTGGAAGAAAAACTTTGGGAAAGAGTAGATGTAGAACCTTCAGGAAGTGCATTTAATTCTTTGATTCAGTTGGAAGCAGATAACGGAATCCCCCGAAATCCTTTTATCAATGCAGGCGCTTTGGTCATTTGCGATATATTACTGGAAATTTGCAACAATCCAAAAGAAGAATTACTTTCTTTTATTCGTGCTCTCACAGAAGATCAGGATATTTCCTTTAACGAAAAAGTGGCTTCGAGCGAGATGCAGAATAGTTTCAGAAATGCAGCGATGTGTAATTTCATGAAATCTTTTGGAAATATTAAAAATAAGCCGGATTCGGTTATAGAACTTTATTGCCATCTTTGTTCGATAGAAATGACTTGCAAACAACTGAGCAAAAGCTTTTTATATTTGGCAAATGAAGGTAAGAAACCTACCGGCGGAATGCGGATTTTATCTTCCAGCAAAGCCAAAAGAATTAATGCAATTTTGCTCACTTGCGGATTTTATGATGAATCGGGCGAGTTTTCTTTTCTCGTTGGATTGCCAGGAAAAAGTGGCGTTGGAGGAGGAATTATAGCAATTTATCCTCAGCATTATTGCGTCACCGTTTGGAGTCCGAAACTCAATGAAAAAGGGAATTCGTACCGCGGCATGAAATTCCTCGAAGAATTTACAACCCTAACCGGCGAAAGTATTTTTTAA
- the hflX gene encoding GTPase HflX gives MLEKKEHSYEKAVLVGLVTQNQSEEKLVEYMDELEFLALTAGATIDKRFIQKLTQQDPKTFIGSGKAQEIKDYVKSNGIGTVIFDDELSPSQLKNLGKEMEDVKILDRTNLILDIFAQRAQTSYARTQVELAQYQYLLPRLSKMWSHLDKQKGGIGMRGPGETEIETDRRIIRDRITLLKEKLKTIDKQMATQRQNRGKMVRVALVGYTNVGKSTLMNAISKSDVFAENKLFATLDTTVRKVVIGNLPFLLTDTVGFIRKLPTQLVESFKSTLDEVREADLLIHVVDISHESFEDHINSVNQTLMEINAHQKPMIMVFNKIDAFAYQKKDEDDLTPETRKNISLDEWMKTWMSKSQYPTVFISALNKENFPEMKKLIYDEVLKIHTARFPYNDFLFEYHDDEEVEM, from the coding sequence ATGTTAGAAAAAAAAGAACACTCATACGAAAAAGCCGTTTTAGTAGGCTTAGTTACCCAAAATCAAAGTGAAGAAAAGCTTGTCGAATATATGGATGAGCTCGAGTTTTTGGCGTTGACCGCCGGAGCGACCATTGACAAAAGATTCATTCAGAAATTGACGCAACAGGATCCTAAAACTTTTATTGGAAGCGGAAAAGCTCAAGAAATAAAGGATTATGTAAAATCAAACGGAATCGGAACCGTGATTTTTGATGACGAACTTTCACCTTCGCAACTGAAGAATCTTGGAAAAGAAATGGAGGATGTTAAGATTTTAGATAGAACGAATCTAATTCTCGATATTTTTGCTCAAAGAGCTCAAACTTCTTACGCAAGAACTCAAGTGGAACTCGCTCAGTATCAGTATTTACTCCCAAGATTGAGCAAAATGTGGTCTCACCTTGATAAGCAAAAAGGAGGAATCGGAATGCGTGGTCCTGGGGAAACAGAAATTGAAACCGACAGAAGGATTATTCGGGATAGAATAACATTATTAAAGGAGAAATTAAAAACCATTGATAAGCAAATGGCTACCCAAAGACAAAACCGTGGTAAAATGGTTCGTGTAGCGCTGGTTGGTTATACCAATGTCGGGAAATCTACGCTGATGAACGCGATTTCTAAATCGGATGTTTTCGCTGAAAATAAGCTGTTTGCAACTTTAGATACGACTGTACGAAAAGTGGTGATTGGGAACTTACCTTTTTTATTAACGGATACTGTTGGATTTATCAGAAAACTTCCGACCCAATTGGTAGAGAGTTTTAAATCAACTTTGGATGAAGTCCGTGAAGCAGATTTATTGATTCATGTGGTTGATATTTCCCACGAAAGTTTTGAAGATCATATCAATTCTGTGAACCAAACTTTAATGGAAATAAATGCGCATCAAAAACCGATGATCATGGTTTTCAATAAAATTGATGCTTTCGCTTACCAGAAAAAAGACGAAGACGATTTGACACCCGAAACCCGGAAAAACATTTCTCTTGATGAATGGATGAAAACCTGGATGTCGAAATCACAATATCCAACCGTATTTATTTCTGCGTTGAACAAAGAAAACTTCCCGGAAATGAAAAAGTTAATTTACGACGAGGTTCTGAAAATTCATACCGCGAGATTCCCTTACAATGATTTCCTGTTTGAATATCATGACGATGAGGAAGTGGAAATGTAA
- a CDS encoding META domain-containing protein — translation MKKTGSAFIAIFVLLFLANCTAQTNISENIKKDWMLVEFQDFSKDFMASSKAHLNLTDQKEPARFSANMGCNNMFGSATFNANGTVKFSEIGSTMMFCDKAMDLESAFGRELPTMTNYKVDGHYLTLTNAAGKKMKFVAADWD, via the coding sequence ATGAAAAAAACAGGATCAGCATTCATCGCTATTTTCGTCCTTTTATTCCTCGCAAATTGTACCGCTCAAACCAACATTTCCGAAAATATAAAAAAAGACTGGATGTTGGTCGAATTTCAGGACTTCAGCAAAGATTTTATGGCGAGCAGCAAAGCACATCTTAATTTAACTGATCAAAAAGAGCCGGCAAGATTCTCAGCAAATATGGGCTGCAACAATATGTTTGGTTCAGCAACTTTTAATGCAAACGGAACGGTGAAATTTTCAGAAATTGGGAGTACGATGATGTTTTGTGATAAAGCAATGGATCTGGAATCTGCTTTTGGAAGAGAACTTCCGACAATGACGAACTATAAAGTTGACGGGCATTACCTTACTTTAACCAATGCTGCGGGAAAGAAAATGAAATTTGTCGCTGCTGATTGGGATTAA
- a CDS encoding YdeI/OmpD-associated family protein: MTDFISFKGPVLQNGEINAAYVEFPFSTEKCFGKKGLVKIKALFDEKVEYRGSLVKMKSDRHILGLTQEVRKQLGKSFGDEVSVKLWEDKEERIVIIPEDVQIVFNENVKAKELFDDMSYTHRKEYIRWIVEAKKPETRENRKIKMIEMILAGKKGI; this comes from the coding sequence ATGACAGATTTTATTTCGTTTAAAGGTCCTGTTTTACAAAATGGAGAAATCAATGCGGCTTATGTTGAATTTCCTTTCTCTACTGAGAAGTGCTTTGGCAAAAAAGGTTTAGTGAAAATAAAAGCGCTGTTTGATGAGAAAGTTGAATACCGCGGAAGTTTAGTTAAAATGAAAAGCGACCGTCATATTTTGGGCTTAACACAGGAAGTCCGAAAACAGCTTGGGAAATCTTTCGGCGATGAAGTTTCGGTAAAACTTTGGGAAGATAAAGAAGAGAGAATCGTAATTATTCCCGAAGATGTTCAAATTGTTTTTAATGAAAATGTAAAGGCGAAAGAATTGTTTGACGACATGAGTTATACGCATCGCAAAGAATATATCCGCTGGATTGTGGAAGCGAAAAAACCGGAAACCCGTGAAAATAGAAAAATTAAAATGATCGAAATGATCCTGGCAGGAAAAAAAGGAATTTAA
- a CDS encoding GNAT family N-acetyltransferase, translating to MKKIEMTETERLLLKPMSTDDSEFIFELYNSPNFIKFIGDRNIKSVKDAENYIIAKFLPQAERLGYGNYLISLKSTGQKIGSVGIFEREGLEVHDIGFSFLPEFEGKGFGFEAANHLIKTAFSEFGLKKISAITSKENIASQKLIEKLGLQYQSTVRLSGDDEELLYYEI from the coding sequence ATGAAAAAAATAGAAATGACAGAAACAGAAAGATTATTGCTAAAACCAATGTCAACAGATGATTCCGAATTTATTTTCGAACTGTATAACTCACCGAACTTTATAAAATTTATTGGAGACCGGAATATTAAATCCGTTAAAGATGCTGAAAATTATATCATCGCTAAATTTCTTCCTCAGGCCGAAAGATTAGGCTATGGGAATTATCTCATCAGTTTGAAATCTACAGGTCAGAAGATTGGCAGCGTCGGGATTTTTGAAAGAGAAGGTTTAGAAGTTCACGATATCGGTTTTTCATTCTTACCAGAATTTGAGGGAAAAGGTTTTGGTTTTGAAGCTGCAAATCATTTAATCAAAACTGCCTTTTCAGAATTTGGTTTAAAAAAGATTTCTGCAATCACTTCAAAAGAAAATATCGCCTCTCAAAAACTTATTGAAAAATTGGGACTTCAATACCAATCGACTGTTCGTCTTTCTGGTGATGACGAAGAATTGCTTTATTACGAAATTTAA
- the hemE gene encoding uroporphyrinogen decarboxylase: protein MIKNDLYLKALRGETVERPPVWMMRQAGRFLPEFRAMRDEYDFFTRCRTPELASEITMMPIRRYPLDAAILFSDILVVPQAMGMNFEMRDGIGPWLEKPIRTLEDVQNVIVPDVDETLGYVFDAIELTLHKLDNDIPLIGFAGSPWTILCYCIEGKGSKAWDIAKSFCFRNPEAAHLLLQKITDTTIAYLKRKVEKGVSAVQVFDSWGGALSPEDYQIFSWPYINQIVEALSPLTHVVVFGKGCWFALEEMTLSKVSALGVDWTITPELARTLTNHTMTLQGNFDPTRLHSSPETITKMVTEMINRFGKDRYIANLGHGILPNIPLENAEAFIRAVVDWKPN from the coding sequence ATGATTAAAAACGATTTGTATTTAAAGGCATTAAGAGGCGAAACCGTAGAGCGGCCGCCAGTTTGGATGATGAGACAGGCGGGAAGGTTCTTACCCGAGTTCCGTGCAATGCGTGATGAATATGATTTCTTCACCAGATGTCGCACGCCGGAATTGGCTTCAGAAATCACCATGATGCCAATCCGAAGATATCCTTTGGATGCTGCGATTTTATTCTCAGACATCTTAGTTGTTCCTCAGGCAATGGGAATGAATTTCGAGATGCGGGACGGAATTGGACCGTGGCTGGAAAAGCCGATCCGTACTTTAGAAGATGTGCAGAATGTTATTGTTCCTGATGTTGATGAAACTCTGGGATATGTTTTTGATGCAATCGAACTGACTTTGCATAAATTAGATAACGATATTCCTTTAATCGGTTTTGCCGGTTCACCATGGACGATTTTATGCTACTGTATCGAAGGAAAAGGTTCCAAAGCCTGGGATATTGCAAAGAGTTTCTGTTTCAGAAATCCTGAAGCCGCACATTTATTATTACAGAAAATTACAGATACTACGATAGCTTATTTGAAAAGAAAAGTGGAGAAAGGCGTTTCGGCTGTTCAGGTATTTGATTCCTGGGGCGGTGCGTTGTCGCCGGAAGATTATCAGATTTTCTCCTGGCCATATATCAACCAGATTGTAGAAGCGTTAAGTCCGTTAACTCACGTAGTTGTTTTTGGCAAAGGATGCTGGTTTGCTTTAGAAGAAATGACTTTATCTAAAGTTTCTGCGCTGGGCGTTGACTGGACGATTACTCCGGAACTGGCACGAACACTGACCAATCACACCATGACCTTGCAGGGGAATTTCGATCCTACAAGATTGCATTCGTCACCGGAAACCATCACCAAAATGGTCACCGAAATGATTAACCGTTTCGGAAAAGACCGCTATATCGCAAATCTCGGTCACGGAATTTTACCGAATATTCCTCTGGAAAATGCAGAAGCATTCATCAGAGCGGTAGTTGACTGGAAACCGAACTAA